In Sporosarcina psychrophila, a genomic segment contains:
- a CDS encoding DMT family transporter, producing the protein MEKPRIHPYIPIIIGVISVALSAIFVKLATADAGVIAFYRMFFSVLIMLPLFLMKYRKEVLTLSKKDWIFSAIAGVFLAFHFILWFESLNYTSVASSTVLVTLQPIFAFVGTYFFFKEKLSFKTILSALIAVTGSVIISWGDFKLSGTAFYGDMLALIACALITTYLLFGQDVRKRLSLITYTFVVYSISTITLFFYVLIKGESFGPYPGSDWFWFIMLALIPNLLGHTLFNWAIKWVSTNVISIGILFEPVGAAILAFYVFDETLSISQIAGGMVVIAGIVLFVIDGEKLRNKFFSKKA; encoded by the coding sequence ATGGAAAAGCCTCGAATTCATCCGTATATCCCAATTATTATAGGAGTGATATCAGTAGCACTATCGGCGATATTCGTGAAACTCGCCACAGCAGATGCTGGTGTGATTGCATTTTATAGAATGTTCTTCTCTGTGCTAATTATGTTACCGCTCTTTCTTATGAAGTATAGGAAGGAAGTATTGACGCTCAGTAAAAAAGATTGGATCTTTTCGGCAATTGCCGGAGTATTTTTAGCCTTTCACTTCATTCTATGGTTCGAGTCATTAAATTACACATCGGTTGCTAGTTCAACGGTGTTAGTTACCTTACAGCCCATATTTGCTTTTGTAGGAACGTACTTCTTCTTTAAAGAGAAGTTATCGTTCAAAACAATTTTATCTGCTTTGATTGCTGTAACGGGAAGTGTAATCATTAGCTGGGGAGACTTCAAGCTGAGTGGCACTGCTTTTTATGGAGATATGTTGGCGTTAATTGCATGTGCGCTTATTACTACCTATCTGCTATTCGGACAAGATGTACGTAAACGTCTTTCTCTTATTACATATACATTTGTTGTTTATTCGATAAGCACAATTACGTTGTTCTTCTATGTTCTCATCAAAGGGGAGTCATTTGGCCCTTATCCAGGATCTGATTGGTTCTGGTTTATAATGCTCGCACTCATACCGAATCTGTTAGGGCATACACTTTTCAACTGGGCCATTAAGTGGGTAAGTACCAACGTTATATCTATAGGTATACTATTTGAGCCAGTTGGAGCTGCAATCTTGGCGTTCTATGTCTTTGATGAAACCTTATCCATATCCCAAATTGCCGGCGGAATGGTTGTGATAGCGGGGATAGTGCTCTTTGTAATTGATGGTGAAAAGTTGCGGAATAAATTCTTTTCGAAAAAGGCTTGA
- a CDS encoding TraR/DksA C4-type zinc finger protein has protein sequence MLNDKQKATLKKELYEMKDHLTKTEEETDIKESAQEAAGELSMYDNHPGDMGTELFEREKDMALNVHAGSELDKVESALQAMVNGSYGKCEVCQKDIPFGRLEAVPYTTLCIDHATEQEIPNDRPVEEDTLTMANPNSFSGAARDGEDSFQEIAKSGTSETPSDFSGDHDDYNTLYDSGISDGATEVFEEFTGTDINGKSRGFIRSDASEKYEAELDDEGIESPLGDIPYHEKDSYIEDQKK, from the coding sequence TTGTTGAACGATAAACAAAAAGCCACTCTAAAAAAAGAACTATATGAAATGAAGGATCACTTAACAAAAACAGAAGAAGAAACAGATATTAAGGAAAGTGCACAAGAAGCTGCCGGCGAGCTGTCGATGTATGACAATCATCCCGGTGATATGGGTACAGAACTGTTTGAAAGAGAGAAAGACATGGCTTTAAACGTTCATGCTGGCTCTGAATTAGATAAAGTAGAAAGCGCCTTACAAGCGATGGTGAACGGTTCTTATGGGAAATGTGAAGTGTGCCAAAAAGATATACCATTTGGGCGACTTGAAGCAGTTCCTTACACAACTCTTTGCATCGACCATGCGACTGAGCAAGAAATCCCCAATGATCGACCTGTCGAAGAAGATACGCTTACCATGGCCAACCCAAATTCTTTTTCCGGAGCGGCCCGGGATGGCGAAGACAGCTTTCAGGAAATCGCAAAATCTGGAACATCAGAAACCCCTTCCGATTTCAGCGGAGATCACGATGACTACAATACGTTATATGACAGCGGAATTTCAGATGGTGCAACCGAAGTATTTGAAGAATTCACAGGAACCGATATAAATGGAAAGTCACGCGGTTTCATCAGGTCCGATGCCTCAGAGAAATATGAAGCGGAACTGGATGATGAAGGAATCGAATCCCCTCTCGGAGATATTCCTTATCATGAAAAAGATAGTTATATAGAGGATCAGAAGAAGTGA
- a CDS encoding 1,4-dihydroxy-2-naphthoate polyprenyltransferase, with protein sequence MQQTIKADKGWRIWWQLTRPHTLTAAFAPVFLGTMIALTYGKLHFPLFIAMLVASVFIQMATNMFNEYYDFKRGLDTEQSIGIGGTIVRNGVKPKTVLNLAFMLYGISVLIGIYICMETSWMLAVVGILSMMVGYFYTGGPYPIAYTPFGELFSGVVMGMLLILISFYIQTETVTTEAVLLSIPSMLLVAGIMLANNIRDLEGDKEGGRKTLAILVGRYNAITILMLFFIISYGWIIAMILFGHLTPWALLVFLSIKKPIGAITVFRKNHIPIHVMPAMKNTAVTNTLFGLLLGIGILIGHLL encoded by the coding sequence TTGCAACAGACAATAAAAGCGGATAAAGGCTGGCGTATTTGGTGGCAGCTTACACGTCCACATACACTAACGGCAGCCTTTGCACCTGTATTTCTCGGTACCATGATTGCACTAACTTACGGAAAATTACATTTTCCTTTATTCATCGCCATGCTCGTCGCGAGTGTTTTCATCCAAATGGCAACGAATATGTTCAATGAATATTATGATTTTAAAAGAGGACTTGATACAGAACAGTCCATTGGTATCGGCGGTACAATCGTCCGTAATGGTGTAAAACCAAAAACCGTGTTGAATCTTGCCTTTATGCTTTACGGGATTTCCGTCCTTATTGGTATCTATATATGTATGGAAACCTCATGGATGCTCGCAGTCGTCGGGATCCTGTCAATGATGGTAGGCTACTTTTATACTGGAGGACCGTATCCTATCGCCTACACGCCATTTGGAGAACTGTTTTCCGGTGTTGTCATGGGAATGTTACTTATCCTTATTTCGTTTTATATCCAGACAGAAACAGTAACGACAGAAGCGGTTCTGCTATCTATCCCAAGTATGTTGCTAGTCGCAGGTATTATGCTAGCAAATAATATACGTGATTTAGAAGGCGATAAGGAAGGCGGACGAAAAACACTCGCTATTCTTGTGGGCCGCTACAACGCAATTACAATCCTAATGCTATTTTTCATTATTTCCTATGGCTGGATTATTGCAATGATTCTCTTCGGTCATCTTACTCCATGGGCACTGCTTGTATTTCTTAGTATCAAAAAGCCGATTGGAGCGATTACTGTGTTCCGAAAAAATCACATCCCAATACATGTGATGCCTGCGATGAAAAACACTGCAGTTACGAACACTTTATTCGGCTTACTATTAGGGATCGGAATACTCATTGGGCATCTGCTCTAA
- a CDS encoding isochorismate synthase, producing the protein MNRKLTATRESQLNVRQNELRFFTETVDAGRISPLAFFEAGDSCYKDERFYWQNADKTLTLVGIGHATVLTSDGTNDRFTHISTSWKKLCSALIKEENDREPVLFGGFSFDPKSVKQSEWDAFPSAHFVVPSFQLSITNGKTEISINLVTKSNDGAEQFEKLRDERDRLIHIAQVEESALLTKPEVVSIEELSKEHYLETVADVTKKINNGEAEKVVIARSVKLNFADDVPAVTALHHISNEQQESYHFGLQKDGQLFFGATPERLIEISNGRAYSACVAGSIKRGKSATEDRELGDELLEDRKNREEHQYVVNMISQVFKTFCTDIKISKVPKLMKVRDIQHLFTPVEGKVEQGTDIFSLVQALHPTPALGGVPTDIAMEMIRSEENLDRGYYAGPIGWTDTAGNGEFAVAIRSALLDGNSAYLYAGGGIVADSEPDKEYDETWVKFRPVMRALGGKLNG; encoded by the coding sequence ATGAATCGGAAGTTGACCGCTACCCGTGAATCTCAATTAAATGTTAGGCAGAATGAGCTGCGTTTTTTTACAGAAACTGTCGATGCGGGGAGAATCTCACCACTTGCGTTTTTTGAAGCAGGGGATTCGTGTTACAAAGATGAACGTTTCTATTGGCAAAATGCAGATAAAACTTTAACGCTTGTTGGTATTGGACATGCTACGGTATTAACAAGTGATGGAACGAATGATCGTTTCACACATATTTCAACAAGTTGGAAAAAATTATGTAGTGCGCTTATTAAAGAAGAAAATGATCGGGAACCTGTTCTTTTTGGAGGTTTCTCGTTTGATCCGAAAAGTGTTAAGCAATCAGAGTGGGATGCATTTCCATCGGCCCATTTCGTTGTACCTTCTTTCCAGTTGTCGATTACGAATGGTAAGACAGAAATTTCCATTAACCTCGTAACAAAAAGCAACGATGGGGCAGAACAGTTTGAGAAGTTAAGGGATGAAAGAGACCGTCTAATTCATATCGCGCAAGTCGAGGAATCCGCTCTGCTTACAAAACCGGAAGTTGTGTCAATAGAGGAACTTTCGAAAGAACATTATCTGGAAACCGTTGCAGATGTCACAAAGAAAATTAACAATGGTGAAGCTGAAAAAGTAGTAATTGCACGTTCGGTTAAACTAAACTTTGCAGATGACGTGCCGGCTGTCACTGCACTTCATCATATATCAAATGAACAGCAGGAAAGTTATCACTTTGGATTGCAAAAAGACGGCCAATTATTTTTTGGTGCTACACCTGAACGTTTAATTGAAATATCAAATGGCCGTGCGTATTCGGCATGTGTTGCGGGTTCCATTAAACGAGGCAAGTCGGCAACTGAAGACCGCGAACTTGGCGATGAACTTCTTGAAGATAGAAAAAATCGAGAAGAGCATCAATATGTCGTTAATATGATTTCACAAGTGTTTAAGACATTTTGCACAGACATCAAAATTTCGAAAGTACCGAAACTGATGAAAGTCCGTGATATTCAGCATTTGTTTACGCCAGTTGAAGGAAAAGTTGAACAAGGAACTGATATTTTTAGTTTGGTTCAAGCACTTCACCCGACACCGGCGCTAGGCGGTGTCCCAACTGATATAGCGATGGAAATGATTCGTTCTGAGGAAAACTTGGATCGGGGTTATTATGCTGGACCAATTGGTTGGACAGATACTGCTGGAAATGGTGAATTCGCTGTGGCAATCCGTTCCGCACTTCTTGACGGCAATAGTGCGTACTTATACGCAGGTGGAGGAATTGTGGCAGACTCTGAACCAGATAAAGAATACGATGAAACATGGGTGAAATTCAGACCGGTTATGCGGGCGCTTGGAGGAAAACTGAATGGATAA
- the menD gene encoding 2-succinyl-5-enolpyruvyl-6-hydroxy-3-cyclohexene-1-carboxylic-acid synthase has translation MDNRTVLTDYVRRMTAALMMADVKTVVISPGSRSTPLAYAFASTKGLDVYMQVDERSAAYFALGLAKASGNPVVLLCTSGTAASNYHPAITEAYYARIPLIVITADRPHELREVGAPQAIDQIRMYGKHVKYSVDFPLAENNPDIEDFIDRHISRALSVATTAPRGPVHLNVPFREPLLIDFNRETPKMTFKKRFKSVDSLDASTAQQISQLLATSEKGFIIAGEMPIGFDKAAFWNFAKALEWPVLCDPLSNLRTEVPEQCIALCIDHYDALLKSDAFKEKVVPDTVIRFGAQPVAKPLSLYLKKVRPATVIAVDESPEFRDSLGVVTHHIQTSSETVMKIIVDKPKTSYTEWWTMANEAASAITNKYEGVAGDEGIFAKTLFEHLPTESDLVSGSSMPIRDVDTFFRKTDKDITIFANRGTNGIDGVVSTAFGIQAARKRPTWLLIGDLSFLHDVNGLIVTRFHEADLTIVIINNDGGGIFSYLPQADAGNHFEELFGTPTGLTFGHIAAMYDAQYAAIHTPEEFGMELDKAKEKPVRIIEVFTNRQANVKAHRDLWKQITDRLDRNE, from the coding sequence ATGGATAACCGTACAGTTTTGACTGATTATGTTCGTAGAATGACTGCTGCTTTGATGATGGCTGATGTGAAAACGGTAGTTATTAGTCCAGGCTCTCGTTCGACACCACTGGCTTACGCTTTCGCTTCAACAAAAGGCCTTGATGTCTATATGCAAGTCGATGAACGATCGGCTGCCTACTTTGCATTAGGTTTGGCGAAGGCATCCGGTAATCCTGTCGTCCTTCTCTGTACGTCAGGTACTGCAGCATCGAATTATCATCCTGCTATAACAGAAGCGTATTATGCGCGTATTCCTCTTATTGTTATCACGGCTGACCGTCCGCATGAATTAAGGGAAGTCGGTGCGCCACAGGCAATCGATCAAATTCGAATGTATGGTAAGCATGTGAAATATAGTGTAGATTTCCCACTTGCTGAAAACAATCCGGATATCGAAGACTTTATTGATCGCCATATTAGCCGTGCACTGTCAGTTGCGACTACAGCTCCACGCGGACCCGTTCACTTAAATGTGCCGTTCCGGGAACCACTTCTGATCGATTTTAATCGGGAAACGCCGAAAATGACTTTCAAAAAACGATTTAAAAGTGTAGACAGTTTGGATGCATCTACTGCCCAACAAATTTCACAGTTGCTTGCAACGTCGGAAAAAGGCTTCATCATTGCTGGTGAAATGCCGATAGGGTTCGATAAAGCAGCATTTTGGAACTTTGCCAAAGCACTGGAATGGCCAGTATTATGCGATCCGCTATCAAATCTTCGCACGGAAGTACCTGAACAATGCATAGCGCTCTGTATTGATCATTATGATGCGCTATTAAAAAGTGATGCATTCAAAGAGAAAGTCGTACCTGATACTGTCATTCGTTTTGGTGCACAGCCAGTAGCGAAGCCGCTTTCGCTTTACTTGAAAAAAGTAAGACCAGCTACAGTTATAGCGGTGGATGAATCGCCGGAATTTAGGGATTCGCTCGGTGTCGTTACGCATCATATCCAGACTTCATCCGAAACAGTCATGAAAATTATTGTGGATAAACCGAAGACATCTTATACAGAGTGGTGGACGATGGCGAATGAGGCGGCATCAGCGATTACAAATAAGTATGAGGGTGTTGCTGGCGATGAAGGGATATTTGCAAAAACATTATTTGAGCACCTTCCCACAGAGAGCGACCTCGTAAGTGGCAGCAGCATGCCAATCCGTGATGTAGACACGTTCTTCAGGAAGACGGATAAGGATATTACAATTTTTGCGAATCGCGGGACGAATGGTATCGATGGTGTTGTATCGACAGCATTCGGTATCCAGGCGGCAAGAAAGCGTCCAACATGGCTGTTAATTGGCGATTTATCGTTCTTGCATGATGTCAACGGATTAATTGTTACTCGTTTCCACGAGGCAGATTTAACCATTGTCATTATTAATAACGATGGGGGTGGAATATTCTCGTACCTTCCGCAAGCTGATGCAGGTAATCATTTCGAAGAGCTGTTTGGCACACCAACAGGCTTAACATTCGGCCACATTGCTGCGATGTATGATGCGCAGTATGCGGCAATCCACACGCCAGAAGAGTTCGGAATGGAGCTCGATAAAGCGAAGGAAAAACCAGTGCGTATTATCGAAGTGTTCACGAATCGTCAAGCGAATGTGAAAGCGCACCGAGACCTATGGAAGCAAATCACGGACAGGCTTGATCGTAATGAATGA
- the menH gene encoding 2-succinyl-6-hydroxy-2,4-cyclohexadiene-1-carboxylate synthase yields the protein MNEKTIRIREINMHVEIQGGENLPVIVFLHGFTGSTTSWREITKLLKGNYQTIAVDLTGHGKSTIPEDIGRYSMDQQVEDLEELFTELSLDQFILVGYSMGGRIALAYTVRHPMRVSSLILESSSPGLKTEVEREERQAADRRLADRITRDGLPAFIDFWGNIPLFASQKTLSEEKQLAVRNERLSQSEIGLANSLRGIGTGSQASYWESLGTVNLPVLLITGKLDTKFVNISREMQWDFPNVRHETIEHAGHAIHVEKPATFATMIEEHISELKNRGGSL from the coding sequence ATGAATGAAAAGACTATTCGTATACGTGAAATTAATATGCATGTGGAAATCCAAGGTGGAGAAAATCTACCTGTCATCGTATTTCTACATGGTTTTACGGGGAGCACCACATCATGGCGTGAAATTACAAAGTTGCTAAAAGGTAACTACCAGACAATAGCTGTCGATTTGACGGGACACGGCAAATCGACTATTCCGGAAGACATTGGCCGCTACTCTATGGATCAGCAAGTAGAGGACCTTGAGGAACTGTTTACTGAGCTTTCTCTTGATCAATTCATCTTAGTTGGCTATTCAATGGGGGGACGTATTGCACTGGCTTATACGGTGCGACATCCAATGCGGGTCTCGTCATTGATTCTCGAGAGTTCTTCTCCAGGATTGAAGACGGAAGTGGAAAGAGAAGAACGACAAGCAGCTGACAGGCGGCTGGCAGACAGAATCACAAGGGACGGATTGCCGGCATTCATCGATTTCTGGGGAAATATTCCCTTGTTCGCGTCTCAGAAGACTTTGTCGGAAGAAAAGCAGCTGGCAGTGAGGAATGAACGGCTTAGTCAGAGTGAAATAGGCCTTGCGAACAGCTTACGTGGTATTGGAACAGGTAGCCAAGCTTCTTATTGGGAGAGCCTAGGAACAGTCAATCTTCCGGTTTTGCTCATAACGGGAAAACTCGACACGAAGTTCGTAAATATTTCCCGGGAAATGCAGTGGGATTTCCCTAATGTCCGCCACGAAACGATAGAACATGCTGGACATGCAATTCATGTGGAAAAACCGGCTACATTTGCTACAATGATAGAGGAGCATATTTCAGAGTTGAAAAATCGAGGAGGATCACTATGA
- the menB gene encoding 1,4-dihydroxy-2-naphthoyl-CoA synthase, translated as MTRQWETIRTYEDIKYEQYGGIAKVTINRPEVRNAFRPKTVSELIDAFSRARDDQSIGVIVLTGEGEKAFCSGGDQSVRGHGGYVGDDEIPRLNVLDLQRLIRVIPKPVVAMVAGYAIGGGHVLHVVCDLTIAAENAVFGQTGPKVGSFDAGYGSGYLARIIGHKKAREIWFLCRQYNAQEALDMGLVNTVVPYEQLEDETVQWCEEMLGMSPTALRFVKAAMNADTDGLAGLQQLAGDATLLYYTTDEAKEGRDAFKEKRKPDFGQFPRFP; from the coding sequence ATGACACGTCAATGGGAAACGATACGTACATACGAAGACATCAAATACGAACAGTATGGCGGGATTGCAAAAGTAACAATCAACCGTCCGGAAGTGCGCAATGCATTCCGTCCTAAAACGGTATCGGAGTTAATCGACGCATTTTCACGCGCACGGGACGACCAAAGCATTGGAGTCATCGTCTTAACAGGCGAAGGCGAGAAAGCATTCTGTTCAGGCGGAGACCAATCCGTACGAGGGCATGGCGGTTATGTAGGAGACGACGAAATTCCACGTCTCAACGTCTTGGACTTACAGCGTCTAATCCGTGTTATTCCAAAACCGGTTGTGGCAATGGTTGCAGGATATGCAATCGGCGGCGGACATGTTCTTCATGTCGTTTGTGATTTGACGATTGCAGCAGAAAATGCAGTTTTCGGACAAACAGGACCTAAAGTTGGTTCATTCGACGCAGGTTACGGTTCGGGCTACTTGGCACGAATCATTGGCCATAAAAAAGCGCGCGAAATCTGGTTCCTTTGCCGTCAATACAACGCACAGGAAGCACTCGACATGGGTCTAGTCAATACAGTAGTTCCTTATGAACAACTGGAAGACGAGACGGTCCAATGGTGTGAAGAGATGCTTGGCATGAGCCCTACGGCACTTCGTTTCGTGAAAGCGGCAATGAATGCGGATACGGACGGACTTGCTGGTCTTCAACAATTGGCTGGCGACGCAACACTTCTTTATTACACAACAGACGAAGCGAAAGAAGGCCGCGATGCATTCAAAGAAAAACGCAAACCGGACTTCGGACAATTCCCACGTTTTCCTTGA
- a CDS encoding o-succinylbenzoate--CoA ligase — protein MIPNWLMQRAYLTPDKIALSFEEEKWTFAQLKDDAVVLARKLRANSLNEGERIALLGSSNSEMVVIIHACMLAGLEIVMLNSRLSKKEIAYQLDDSGANTVIVSNELSSVVADTPVRQLLFSTIKESAEQAFVIQESWQSDRTITIMYTSGTTGFPKGVRQTAGNHVSSALSSVLNLGLDEDDVWLCAMPLFHISGFSILVRSVLYGNEVQLHEKFDAVKSAKAVRDGSVTRMSVVSLTLDKVLRELEKDNSVAHSSFKSMLAGGGPVPIDYLKRAKVLEVPVLQTYGMTETSSQTATLAASDAMRKMGSAGKPLFFNQIKIKDTETPGEKGEVFIRGSHVTPGYIGRFSEVDPLENGWLPTGDIGYLDSEGYLYIVDRRSDLIISGGENIYPAEIENVLIAHPNIREVGVCGKEHSEWGSVPVAFVVVSGNVKEADLIAYCEERLARYKVPKSFRFVDELPRNGSNKLLRRKLKESVDLE, from the coding sequence ATGATTCCAAATTGGTTAATGCAACGGGCTTATTTAACGCCTGATAAAATAGCTTTATCGTTCGAAGAGGAAAAGTGGACATTCGCACAGTTAAAAGATGATGCTGTGGTTCTTGCACGAAAATTGAGGGCTAACAGTTTAAATGAAGGGGAACGGATCGCCTTGCTTGGGTCCTCCAATTCTGAAATGGTAGTCATCATTCATGCATGTATGCTGGCCGGCCTTGAGATTGTTATGCTAAACAGTCGGTTGTCGAAAAAAGAAATCGCATATCAATTGGATGATTCAGGCGCCAATACGGTAATTGTGTCGAATGAACTGAGTAGTGTTGTTGCCGATACGCCGGTACGTCAGCTACTATTTTCTACGATCAAAGAAAGTGCGGAACAGGCTTTTGTCATCCAGGAAAGTTGGCAATCAGACAGAACCATTACGATTATGTATACATCGGGCACGACAGGATTTCCGAAGGGGGTCCGTCAGACTGCAGGTAATCACGTCTCGAGTGCACTGTCGTCTGTTCTAAATTTAGGGCTTGATGAAGACGATGTCTGGCTCTGTGCGATGCCTTTATTTCATATTAGCGGGTTCTCGATTCTCGTTCGTTCTGTTCTATACGGAAATGAGGTTCAGTTGCATGAGAAGTTTGATGCGGTCAAGTCTGCGAAAGCGGTAAGGGATGGGTCCGTCACACGGATGTCTGTTGTATCTCTTACATTGGATAAAGTTCTGCGTGAACTGGAAAAGGATAATAGTGTCGCACATTCATCATTTAAATCAATGCTGGCAGGTGGTGGCCCCGTTCCAATCGATTATTTGAAGCGGGCAAAAGTACTTGAAGTTCCTGTTCTCCAAACGTACGGCATGACAGAAACTAGTTCGCAAACAGCGACCTTAGCAGCAAGTGATGCAATGAGGAAAATGGGTTCAGCAGGCAAACCATTGTTTTTCAATCAAATCAAAATCAAAGATACAGAAACGCCAGGTGAAAAAGGTGAAGTATTTATACGCGGTTCACATGTGACACCTGGATATATTGGTCGTTTTTCCGAAGTGGATCCATTGGAAAATGGCTGGCTTCCAACAGGTGATATCGGTTATCTTGATTCGGAAGGTTATTTGTATATCGTCGATAGAAGATCCGACTTAATCATTTCAGGAGGAGAAAATATTTACCCTGCTGAAATTGAAAATGTACTGATAGCGCATCCGAATATTCGAGAGGTAGGCGTTTGCGGGAAAGAACATTCCGAGTGGGGAAGTGTCCCAGTTGCGTTTGTCGTAGTGTCAGGAAATGTGAAAGAAGCTGATTTGATAGCGTATTGTGAAGAGCGATTGGCGCGTTACAAAGTACCGAAATCATTCCGCTTCGTAGATGAACTGCCGCGTAACGGGTCAAATAAGTTATTGCGTCGCAAATTGAAAGAGTCAGTGGATTTGGAGTAA
- a CDS encoding metal ABC transporter solute-binding protein, Zn/Mn family, translating into MNKKLFFIMSLLTIMLLSACGAKSTENSETGTEKLSIYTTVYPLQYFTERIGGDYVDVKSIYPAGADEHTFDPTQKDMMGLADSDLFFYIGLGLEGFVENAEKTMKNEHVKMVATAEAIPDEMLDEGHSDEGHDEDAEHDEHGHEGHDHGGIDPHVWISPLLSVELATSIKDALIESKPEMKDEFEKNFEQLKVELVELDSKFKEMASAVPSKTFFVSHASFGYLADSYGLEQVAIAGLNSQSEPSQKQLAQIVKEAKNHNIHYVLFEQNVSSKLTNVVRKEIGAESLMLHNLGVLTVDDVKNNEDYFSLMEQNIETLKKALSGK; encoded by the coding sequence ATGAATAAGAAACTTTTTTTCATCATGTCATTACTAACAATTATGCTACTTAGTGCTTGTGGCGCTAAATCCACAGAAAACTCGGAAACTGGGACAGAGAAATTGTCTATTTATACAACAGTATACCCGCTTCAATACTTTACAGAACGAATCGGCGGCGATTACGTCGATGTGAAATCCATCTATCCTGCTGGCGCGGATGAACATACTTTTGATCCTACACAAAAAGATATGATGGGACTCGCGGACTCGGATTTGTTTTTCTATATAGGACTCGGCCTTGAAGGTTTTGTGGAAAATGCAGAAAAAACCATGAAAAACGAACATGTAAAAATGGTTGCAACAGCAGAGGCAATTCCTGATGAGATGCTAGACGAAGGTCATAGTGATGAAGGTCACGACGAAGATGCTGAACATGATGAACATGGACACGAAGGTCATGATCATGGGGGAATTGATCCCCATGTATGGATCTCACCACTGCTTAGTGTCGAACTTGCAACTTCTATCAAAGATGCATTGATTGAATCAAAACCTGAAATGAAAGACGAATTCGAGAAGAACTTTGAACAACTGAAAGTAGAACTTGTCGAACTCGATAGCAAATTCAAAGAGATGGCTTCCGCTGTCCCTTCCAAAACGTTCTTTGTTTCACATGCATCATTTGGTTATCTAGCCGATTCATATGGACTGGAACAAGTCGCGATTGCGGGACTGAACTCACAAAGCGAGCCGTCACAAAAGCAATTAGCACAAATTGTCAAAGAGGCAAAAAATCACAACATCCACTATGTACTTTTTGAACAGAATGTATCATCTAAACTAACTAATGTCGTGCGGAAAGAAATTGGTGCTGAATCACTCATGCTCCACAATCTTGGCGTATTGACAGTGGATGATGTAAAAAACAACGAAGACTATTTTTCTTTGATGGAACAAAACATTGAAACGCTGAAGAAAGCGTTAAGTGGAAAGTAA
- the yidD gene encoding membrane protein insertion efficiency factor YidD translates to MKKILIGFIKLYQKVISPLTPPSCRFYPTCSHYGIEAVEKHGALKGSWLAVRRISKCHPFHEGGFDPVPDNDMHKK, encoded by the coding sequence ATGAAAAAGATTTTAATTGGCTTTATTAAACTATATCAAAAAGTAATTTCACCCCTTACACCACCTTCATGCCGTTTCTATCCCACTTGTTCTCACTATGGGATTGAGGCAGTCGAAAAGCATGGAGCACTAAAGGGTTCATGGCTTGCGGTACGTCGAATTTCAAAATGCCATCCGTTCCACGAGGGTGGATTTGATCCTGTACCAGACAATGATATGCATAAAAAGTGA
- a CDS encoding Dps family protein: MSKELINELNVQVSTWSVMYAKLHNYHWYVKGHHFFTLHVKFEELYNEATLHMDEIAERILTLGGDPVATLKEHLEQSVVKEATGDEKEDSMVKTVVNDFGEIMKSLKKGMQLAAKDGDDMTEDLLNATYQSIEKHQWMLNAFLGEDNK, encoded by the coding sequence ATGTCGAAAGAACTTATTAATGAATTGAATGTCCAAGTTTCTACATGGTCGGTTATGTATGCGAAGCTCCATAACTATCACTGGTATGTTAAAGGTCATCATTTCTTCACGTTACATGTAAAGTTTGAAGAACTTTATAATGAAGCGACGTTACATATGGATGAAATCGCAGAACGTATTTTGACACTTGGCGGAGATCCTGTAGCAACGCTGAAAGAACATCTTGAACAATCTGTTGTGAAAGAAGCAACGGGAGATGAAAAAGAAGACAGCATGGTGAAAACTGTCGTAAATGATTTCGGTGAAATTATGAAATCGTTGAAAAAAGGCATGCAGCTGGCTGCGAAAGATGGCGACGATATGACGGAAGATTTGTTGAACGCGACATATCAAAGTATCGAAAAACATCAATGGATGCTGAATGCATTCCTGGGTGAAGATAATAAGTAA